The Oscarella lobularis chromosome 9, ooOscLobu1.1, whole genome shotgun sequence genome includes a window with the following:
- the LOC136191474 gene encoding death-associated protein kinase 1-like yields MNQERVDEFHRALNREDVEEVKKLVQTEINLSLMGSRPLIQACRMSCDDLALFMIEYGALISKEAFDLANRKVHSAVVDKMMTRSSQASHWALLNACRTGNIELAKTLISGVDIDEADEHGNIPLLVAYDWSNVDIFKLLIDAGADVTKSGESGRVALLAACNKKDVEVVKVLIKAEADVNYNKYHYYGKFPLLIACEKEDAEIVELLIEAGADVNQKDWCGNTPLMTACGKGNVKIAQILINAKANVNKADMRGSTPLLVACETHSAKLAELLISANSDVDKANERGKAPLMTACKNGNVEIAKLLINAKANVNEGDKGGNSPLLVACEAPNAEIAELLINAKADVNKANELEQAPLLATSENGEVEIAKLLISAGADVNKADKFRKYPLLEACEQSDVQFVKLLINSGADVNKAGEQKHKFRKAFVSALVKKYVYETFPLWIACERSNTEIGKLLIDARADLNKTGEWGATCLLAACKVSDFEIVELLLTADADVQKEDDFGNFPLKTVCEKSDKKLIKRLIDAGADVNKADKRGTPPLLATCVKGDVEVAQLLLEAGADCDASALRVITRQHQLSPEVSAATIDLVKLILVRSPSIIVDPDENGRLFHELPLPIKLRNVLVGFWVQYRYRELYAQGKTKPDKIKVCVVGEARAGKTTLIKSLRNVHWKEGGDDRRTASVDVTVAKVKSAGELMFCDFAGQPFFHKTHGLFFSASSTAFLFVVDLTIDEEELKRSTHYWVSFVKCSVFLDGKAYAVVVGSKKDQLPRSRLGEAEAQLKRLVAYLQAVFGEWFEFVNNGFVLNCRQRSSKELIAFLKTLRDVKSLSLKAAKSVPTIVETAKNTFLPILRNPSSASASPSLVQTFTKFLKPTSYRLARDLRQSIISVMRSNGLLVVSHSDQASDFACTRFIHADVFKRLMVESVCAGLSESIQDLLVEFLQAIGEILVIDGTVVLDFPWLCQNVLGPLLSPRDFPICLDSSTSGTATKESIQKVLESFNHRKWENVDDTISLLCRLEICYPFPKQADTYQFPALIEDERPAYVWCENSQMTVYVGRRLMSEEATDIITPGTMPFIQSSARNALRFRPSEPVVWQDGLLIKRTIGRHSLEGMIVFQDREKAIDFIVRGPEHSEKQCKKHLSDLMSVGMKALQEKSPGTVQSLWYISFTELKQLKDFSVAHKSQTVEETVKGSEYSNAKVCQRGIEDTLRDLFALPDDHFTYLPYEALCTVCKFLDKDTEGRSALAKRLPGFSSVDRHQCETAREFLSRWSERLEATTSSFADIAQELDLLYLLAILSDSDALELSDKEKTDAHKDLTFFEENPAYAIAARRRTRLAADRPTDIIDSESYLDMPVTPEERIEAAKRIPAEWRRIGQILGPKPTFQEYDLDECEQERKLRDRAQTMLNKWAEKHGTGATRRHLIDAMIEEGLKARVLEIFPGYPAED; encoded by the exons ATGAACCAGGAACGTGTAGATGAATTTCATCGCGCACTAAatcgcgaagacgtcgaggaAGTGAAAAAACTCGTTCAAACTGAAATAAATCTTTCCTTGATGG GCTCTCGCCCACTTATACAGGCTTGCAGGATGAGTTGCGATGACCTTGCTCTCTTTATGATCGAATACGGGGCACTTATCAGCAAG gaggCTTTTGATCTTGCAAATCGGAAAGTGCACTCGGCTGTTGTTGATAAAATGATGACTCGGAGCTCTCAG GCTAGTCACTGGGCCCTTTTGAACGCTTGTAGGACAGGAAACATTGAACTAGCCAAAACACTTATTAGTGGAGTGGATATTGACGAGGCGGACGAG CATGGAAACATCCCTTTATTGGTTGCGTATGACTGGAGTAATGTAGATATTTTCAAACTGCTGATCGACGCTGGGGCGGATGTCACGAAGTCAGGCGAG TCTGGAAGAGTAGCGCTGTTGGCTGCGTGCAACAAGAAAGACGTAGAAGTTGTGAAAGTGCTGATAAAGGCCGAAGCGGATGTCAATTACAACAAATATCACTAT TATGGGAAATTTCCTTTGTTGATTGCGTGTGAGAAGGAAGACGCTGAAATTGTTGAACTGCTAATTGAGGCTGGAGCGGATGTTAACCAAAAGGACTGG TGCGGAAACACTCCTTTGATGACAGCGTGTGGGAAGGGTAACGTCAAAATTGCACAAATACTGATTAACGCCAAAGCAAACGTTAATAAGGCAGACATG CGCGGAAGCACTCCTTTGTTGGTAGCGTGTGAAACTCATAGCGCTAAACTTGCAGAATTACTAATTAGCGCAAATTCAGACGTTGATAAAGCGAACGAG CGTGGAAAAGCTCCTTTGATGACAGCGTGTAAGAATGGTAACGTCGAAATTGCAAAATTACTAATTAACGCAAAAGCAAACGTTAATGAAGGGGACAAG GGAGGAAACTCTCCTTTGTTGGTAGCGTGTGAGGCGCCTAACGCTGAAATTGCGGAATTACTAATTAATGCAAAGGCAGACGTCAATAAGGCAAATGAA CTTGAGCAAGCTCCTTTATTGGCAACGTCTGAAAATGGCGAAGTTGAAATTGCAAAATTACTCATAAGCGCTGGGGCTGATGTCAATAAGGCGGACAAG TTTAGGAAATATCCCTTGTTGGAAGCTTGTGAACAGAGTGATGTCCAATTTGTTAAACTACTGATTAACTCTGGTGCAGATGTTAACAAGGCGGGAGAG CAAAAACATAAGTTTAGGAAAGCCTTTGTGAGTGCTTTAGTGAAGAAGTACGTG TATGAAACGTTTCCTTTGTGGATTGCATGTGAGAGAAGTAACACAGAAATTGGCAAACTATTGATTGACGCTCGTGCAGACCTTAACAAGACAGGAGAG TGGGGCGCAACTTGTTTATTGGCTGCGTGTAAAGTGAGTGATTTCGAAATTGTTGAACTACTGCTTACAGCTGATGCCGACGTCCAGAAAGAGGACGAC TTTGGGAACTTCCCTTTGAAGACTGTGTGTGAGAAGAGTGACAAAAAACTTATTAAACGGCTGattgacgctggagcggatgtcaATAAAGCAGACAAG CGAGGGACGCCTCCTTTGTTGGCAACGTGTGTGAAGGGTGACGTTGAAGTAGCACAATTACTACTTGAAGCAGGAGCAGAC tgtGACGCATCAGCTCTTCGCGTCATTACACGGCAACATCAACTTTCTCCCg AAGTTTCGGCAGCTACCATTGATCTTGTTAAGCTAATTCTCGTTCGATCACCTTCTATTATAGTCGATCCGGATGAG AATGGACGCCTTTTTCATGAATTACCTCTTCCAATAAAGCTCAGAAATGTTCTAGTTGGCTTTTGG GTCCAATATCGGTATCGAGAGCTCTACGCGCAAGGCAAGACAAAGCCGgacaaaatcaaagtttgcGTTGTCGGCGAGGCAAGAGCTGGCAAAACAACTCTTATAAAGTCTCTACGAAATGTCCACTGGAAAGAGggaggcgacgatcgacgtacCGCCAGCGTTGACGTTACCGTTGCAAAAGTCAAATCCGCGGGCGAGCTCATGTTTTGCGATTTTGCAGGACAGCCATTCTTTCATAAAACGCACGGGCTATTCTTCAGCGCATCTTCGACGGCCTTCCTCTTCGTTGTTGATCTGACTatagacgaagaggagctGAAGAGGTCGACTCACTATTGGGTGTCATTCGTAAAATGCAGCGTGTTTCTCGATGGAAAAGCATACGCAGTCGTAGTTGGCAGCAAGAAAGATCAACTTCCTCGCTCTCGTTTAGGAGAGGCCGAAGCACAACTGAAACGACTCGTCGCTTATCTTCAAGCCGTGTTTGGAGAATGGTTTGAGTTTGTCAACAACGGTTTCGTCTTAAACTGTCGTCAACGGAGTTCAAAAGAATTAATCGCATTTCTGAAAACTCTTCGTGATGTgaaatctctctctcttaaG GCTGCAAAAAGTGTTCCAACAATTGTTGAGACGGCAAAGAACACGTTTTTGCCAATTCTGCGAAATCCGAGCTCTGCTAGTGCATCACCGTCACTTGTTCAGACATTCACTAAGTTTCTAAAGCCAACCAGCTATCGCCTTGCTCGAGATTTACGCCAAAGCATAATTTCTGTCATGAGAAGCAACGGTTTACTAGTGGTTTCTCATAGTGACCAAGCAA GCGATTTCGCTTGCACCCGGTTTATTCACGCTGACGTTTTTAAGCGTCTGATGGTGGAAAGCGTCTGCGCTGGGCTGTCAGAGTCGATTCAAGATCTTCTTGTAGAATTTTTACAAGCAATTGGAGAA ATTCTTGTTATTGATGGTACCGTTGTTTTGGATTTTCCGTGGCTCTGTCAAAACGTTCTTGGTCCGCTCTTGTCTCCCAGAGATTTTCCAATTTGTCTTGATTCCTCTACGTCTGGTACAGCCACTAAAGAAAGTATCCAAAAAGTGCTCGAGAGTTTCAACCATCGAAAATGGGAAAATGTCGACGATACGATCTCACTTTTATGTCGTTTAGAAATATGTTATCCATTTCCCAAGCAAGCAGACACGTACCAGTTTCCTGCACTAATAGAAGACGAGCGTCCGGCCTACGTGTGGTGTGAAAATAGCCAAATGACTGTCTACGTTGGACGCCGTTTAATGAGCGAAGAAGCAACCGATATAATAACTCCAGGAACTATGCCGTTTATTCAAAGCAGCGCTAGAAACGCTCTGCGCTTTCGTCCGTCGGAGCCCGTCGTATGGCAAGATGGTCTTCTGATCAAGAGGACAATTGGCCGTCATTCGCTTGAAGGAATGATAGTATTTCAGGATCGCGAAAAAGCGATCGATTTTATTGTTCGTGGTCCTGAGCATTCCGAGAAACAATGCAAAAAGCATCTAAGCGATCTAATGAGCGTAGGAATGAAGGCTCTTCAAGAGAAGAGTCCAGGGACGGTTCAAAGTCTTTGGTACATTAGTTTCACTGAACTAAAGCAGCTCAAGGATTTTTCTGTAGCCCACAAATCGCAGACTGTTGAAGAGACGGTAAAAGGGTCGGAGTATTCAAACGCGAAAGTGTGTCAGAGAGGGATTGAAGACACTTTACGGGACCTTTTTGCTCTCCCCGACGATCATTTTACGTATCTTCCTTACGAAGCTCTCTGCACTGTTTGTAAATTTCTTGACAAGGACACTGAAGGAAGATCGGCATTGGCTAAGCGTTTGCCGGGTTTTTCATCAGTTGATAGACATCAGTGCGAAACTGCAAGGgaatttctttctcgatGGAGTGAACGCCTCGAAGCAACGACCAGCAGCTTTGCAGACATTGCGCAAGAATTGGACTTGCTCTATCTTCTAGCTATTCTAAGCGATAGCGACGCTCTCGAGCTTTCCGATAAAGAG AAAACAGACGCTCATAAAgatttgacgttttttgaagaaaatcctgCGTATGCAATCGCAGCGA GGCGGCGTACTCGTCTAGCAGCGGACAGGCCTACTGACATCATAGATTCAG AATCATATCTTGACATGCCAGTCACTCCGGAAGAAAGAATAGAAGCTGCCAAACGAATTCCAGCGGAGTGGCGTCGCATTGGACAAATTTTAGGTCCGAAACCAACGTTTCAAGAATATGATTTAGACGAGTGTGAACAAGAGCGTAAACTTCGCGATCGCGCTCAGACAATGCTGAATAAATGGGCTGAAAAGCACGGAACTGGAGCCACTCGAAGGCACCTTATTGACGCGATGATCGAAGAGGGGCTCAAAGCACGAGTATTGGAGATCTTTCCAG GATATCCTGCCGAAGATTGA
- the LOC136191478 gene encoding putative ankyrin repeat protein RF_0950 has protein sequence MASIEACEMSCDDLALFMIEYGAIISEEAFHLANRKGHSAVVDEMMTQSSQARHWALLDACKTGNGELAKTLINTGVDVNKADVHEDIPLLAAYDRSNVEIVKLLIDVGADVTKSDKFGRVILIAACEKEDIEVVKLLIKAKADVNKKDDHFGRFPLLAACVGKDSEIVELLINAGADVNQEGPDGRFPLAIALEQILDDNIFVQLRLRGMCLTAVRIKACCLGQSVSASLQSMNTYQAQNYAKLI, from the exons ATGGCATCCATAGAGGCTTGCGAGATGAGTTGCGATGACCTTGCTCTCTTTATGATCGAATACGGGGCAATTATCAGCGAG GAGGCTTTTCATCTTGCAAATCGGAAGGGGCACTCGGCTGTTGTTGATGAAATGATGACTCAGAGCTCTCAG GCTAGGCACTGGGCTCTTTTAGACGCATGTAAGACAGGGAACGGTGAACTAGCTAAAACACTAATTAACACTGGAGTGGACGTCAACAAGGCAGACGTG CATGAGGATATTCCTTTATTGGCTGCCTATGACCGGAGTAATGTAGAAATTGTTAAACTACTGATTGACGTTGGGGCGGATGTCACAAAGTCAGACAAG TTTGGAAGAGTAATTTTGATAGCTGCGTGCGAAAAGGAAGACATAGAAGTTGTGAAACTGCTTATAAAGGCTAAAGCGGACGTCAACAAGAAAGATGACCAT TTTGGGAGATTTCCTTTGTTGGCTGCGTGTGTGGGGAAAGACTCAGAAATTGTTGAACTACTGATCAacgctggagcggatgtcaACCAAGAGGGCCCG GATGGAAGGTTTCCGTTAGCAATTGCGCTTGAGCAAATATTAGACGACAATATATTTGTACAATTACGGTTACGTGGGATGTGTCTGACTGCTGTCCGCATAAAGGCATGTTGCTTAGGTCAAAGTGTTTCAGCCTCACTTCAAAGCATGAACACGTATCAAGCTCAAAACTATGCAAAACTTATATAA